DNA from Syntrophorhabdaceae bacterium:
CTATTTTTTTATTTTTTTTAAAAAAAGTCAAATAATTTTTTCAATACAGATAGGCATCATGGTCAATATAAGAGCTAAAAAGGCATTTAATCCCCATGCAATTCAAGAAAAGTTAACATATCATCAGGCACAGGCGCCTCAATATTGATATCCCTGCCTGTTACAGGATGGACAAACTCTATCCTAAATGCATGCAACATAGGCCTTGCGGTGGCATGTCTTGACCTTTTTCCATATATCTCATCTCCTACTATGGGATTTCCAATATGGGCAAGATGAACCCTTATCTGATGAGTCCTCCCTGTCTTTGGATATGCCTCAATATATGTATAATCTTTGAGCCTTTTCAAGACCTTAATGGTAGTCAGCGCCTCCCTCCCACCAATTTTTAAAACCGCCATCTTTTTTCTCTCTATGGGGTGTCTGCCTATATTACCATCTATAACAAGGCTATCATTGCCTATTGTGCCTTCTGTTATTGCCCTGTAGACCTTTGTAAGTCTTCTATCCTTGAAGAGATTAGAGAGCATCTCCTGGGTCTTTGTGTCCTTTGCCACAAGTATAACCCCTGTAGTCCCCTTATCGAGCCTGTGGACTATAAAGGGTCTTGAATTTATCTGGTTTAGATTGAGTAAGACATGAAAATCTTTAATCTTTCCTTTCCCTTTCATATAGCCCAAGATTGCGTTCACCAAAGTCCCCTCCCTGTGGCCAAAGGATGGATGCACCACCATGCCAGCAGGCTTGTTTATGGCCATGATAAATTCATCTTCATAAAGGATGTGGAAGGATATCTCCTGGGGTTCAAGTGTTAATGGTTCTTCCTCTGGTAACCCTCCCTTTATGGTCATCCCTTTTTTGACCTTGAAAGAAGGTTTTACTGTCTTGCCATCTACGGTTATATGACCACTATCAATGGCATATTTTATCTTTGTCCTGGCAATAGAGAACATCTCTGCCAGATATATATCTAATCTCTTATCAGTCGAATCAATTACTATATGGGAAAGGTCAATCATGTCTTCCATGTTAATTAAATAATATATTTTCCAATCTTTGGCAAAATCTTATCGACAGGTGCTCAATTATCCACCATAGGCAAATAAAATTTTCAATTCAATATTTTTTATGGATTCTTATATGAATGATTAAGTTTTTTAAGAAGTGCCTCTTCAATACCTTTAACGAGGTCATCTTCGTCCTGTCTCTGTATGGTCCTCATATCCAGAAGAAGCATATCCTTCTCAATCCTTCCTATTATAGGTATTTCAAGTCTTCTGAGCCTTTCTTCAAAACTTTCTATGGAAATCTGGGGTTTCAAGGCAATGCCATAAGAAGGGATAGATGCATCAGGAAAAGATCCACCACCAACCTGGGAGGACATAGGACATACCGTAACATCTAAATAGTCTTTTAGGTGCCTTAGTCTTTTTGATATACGTCGAGCCCTTTTCTTTAAATTTTCTTTGTCCTCAAATATCATGCGCATGGTGGGTATCTCTTGCCTTGCCCTTTCTTCATCCAGATAGAGAAGGAGTGTTGCCTCAAGGCCTGCCAAGGTGAACTTATCGGGACGCAACGCCCTTGTCAAAGGGTTTGTCTTACATGCCTCAATATATATAGACTTGCCTATTATTATTCCTGCCTGGGGTGCGCCAAGGAGTTTATCGGCGCTAAAGGATACGATGTCTATACCCTTTTTTATCTCCTCAATGACCGATGGTTCATCCTTATACAACTGTCCTGAAAAAGGATTTAAAAGGCCACTACCTGCATCAAAATAGGTAGGTATGTTATATCTATTTCCCAGATATACCAGTTCTTCTGTGGTTATCTGGTGGGTAAAACCCTTTATAACATAGTTGCTGGTATGTGCCTTCATAAAAAGACCTGTGCCTGATGTGACCGCCTCTTCATAGTCCTTTAGATGAGTCCTGTTGGTAGTCCCTACCTCCTTTAAAATCGCACCGCTTTTCTTCATGACATCAGGTATCCTAAATGAACCACCTATCTCTATAAGCTCACCCCTTGAGATAATCACCTCTTTTCCGTTGGCAAGGGTATTTAAGACAAGTAAGACTGCACCTGCATTATTGTTCACCACCAAGGCATCTTCAGCATTTGTGAGCCTCTTTAATATCTTGAGACAATGGACATACCTATTTCCCCTTATGCCTTTTTCTATATCATATTCCAGGTTTGTATAGGAGGAAGCAGCATTTTTTATAGCCTCTATGGCCTTCTCTGCAAGGATAGACCTGCCAAGGTTTGTATGGATTATGACACCGGTGGCATTTATTACCCTTTTTATGCCCGGAGCTGTTTCAGATGCAGCGATTTGCCTTGTAGATATTATGATATCTTCTATAGATGGTATGGATTGGATCCTACCGCTTTTTATATCATCCCTGAGGCGATCAAGGCAGATCCTTAGGGAGTCTTTTGCTATAGACTCTGGATATTGGGCAATAAGGTTCTGCCACACAGTGTTTTTTATTATCTCGTCTACCTTTGGTATCTTTCTCAGAAGTTTCATGTCCATAGGTTATTTGTATCATACCAAGATGTTATAATCAATAAACTTAATCTTAAAAAAATATTGACGAATTATATATCTTTGTGCTAAAAAAGATACAATATGATTTTTATTTACATAAATTCAAACACAAACTGGTGGTGGCAGTTGTTATAGGTGTGAAACCGTAGACAACATGCCACAGGCGGTTTCACACCGCCTGTGGCTTTTTTGTTAAGGGGCCATGGGTTTTAAACTCATGACCCCTTTTTTTATTAAATAAAAAAGGAGGACAAGACATGGAAAAAAAGATCTTTTTAAAGGAAAGCGATATACCCAGGGCATGGTATAATATCCAGGCAGACCTGCCAAATCCCCTTCCGCCACCTCTTAATCCTGCCACAGGTGAGCCTATTACGCCTGATATGCTTGCCCCTATATTTCCCATGAACCTCATTGAACAAGAGGTATCTCAACAGCGATATATTACCATCCCTGATGAGGTATTGGAGAGGTTACTCATATGGAGACCTACACCTCTATACAGGGCATATAACCTTGAGAGGTTTTTAGGGACACCGGCAAGGATATACTTTAAAAATGAGGGTGTAAGCCCACCTGGAAGCCACAAACCCAATACAGCCATACCACAGGCATATTACAATAAGATATTCGGCACAAAACGCCTAACCACAGAGACAGGTGCAGGACAGTGGGGTAGCGCCCTTGCCTTTGCCTGTCATCAGTTTGGCCTTGAACTTAAGGTCTATATGGTCAGGATAAGTTACAATCAAAAACCATACAGGAGGGTTATGATGGAGGTATGGGGAGGTAAGTGTATACCCAGCCCCAGCAATGACACCAATGCAGGAAGGACGTTCCTTAAAGAAGACCCTGAACATCCTGGGAGTCTTGGCATTGCCATAAGTGAGGCCATAGAGGATGCCGTGACCTCAAAAGACACAAAATATTCCCTCGGTAGTGTCCTTAATCACGTAATGATGCACCAGACCATAATAGGGCTTGAGGCAGAGAAACAACTGGCATCCATAGGAGAATACCCTGATGTGATAATAGGTTGTGTGGGAGGGGGTAGTAATTTTGCAGGCATCTCATTTCCGTTCATCAGGGACAAGATAAACGGTAAAGATATAAAGATAATAGCAGCAGAGCCTACATCCTGTCCTACACTTACAAAAGGACCATACGTATATGACTTCGGTGATACAGCAGAGACAACTCCACTACTACCCATGCATTCCATAGGACACGGCTTTGTCCCTGCTCCAATCCATGCCGGAGGCCTCAGATACCACGGAATGGCACCTCTTGTGAGCAGTCTCTTACTCCACGGGCTTATAGAGGCAAGGGCATATCCACAACTTGAGACATTTGCTGCAGGCATAACATTTGCCAGGACAGAAGGTTTCATACCAGCCCCTGAGACAAACCATGCCATTGCATGCGTCATCGATGAGGCAAAAAAGGCAAAGGAGGAAGGCAGGGAAAAGGTCATACTCATGAACTGGAGCGGCCATGGTGTTATAGACCTTGCGTCTTATGATGCGTATCTATCAGGAAGGCTTGAAAATTTTCAACTCCCTGACGAGGAGGTGGCGAAACTTGTTAAAGACCTTGAGAAATTCCCTAAACCTAAATAAACACAGGAGGTCTTTTTGGAAATATATTGCATACAGATGGGGAGTATAATAGAATTTTCCTACTGCATGTCCGTAAATGATGGATTACCATGCAGGAATATGGTAGGTTGCTGGCAGGACAGATTCCATATAGAGCGGTTCCTCGAGTTAAAATTCAATGAGGAAGAGCTAAAAAAGGTCTTTGGTGGCTTGCCAAAAAACAAGCTCCAACGCATAGCAGAATACCTAAATAGGATTAAACAGCTTGATAAGGAGGTCTGATGCAGCTTTCAGAAAGGGTTAGAAGTGTAAGGCCATCAGGGGTTAGAAAGATCTTTGATATGGCAAGAAAGGTTAAGGATCCCATAGATTTAAGTATAGGTGAACCTGATTTTGATATACCTGAACCCATTAAAGAAGAAGGTATATCATGGATTAGAGCAGGTTTTAACAAATATACACCCTCAGGGGGTATCCCTGAACTAAGAGAAACACTCCTTCATCATCTGAGAAAAGATAAAGGGATAAAATGCCATGATGTGATAATAACCCCTGGTGTGACAGGGGGGCTACTCCTTGCCCTCATGGTGACCCTTAACCCCCTTGATGAGGTCATAATACCTGACCCCTATTTTGTCCTCTATGAATACCAGATCATGCTTTTAGGTGCAAGACCTGTTTTCGTAGACACATACCCTGATTTTACCATAAAGGAGGAAAGGTTAAGGGCTGCCATAACAGACAGGACAAAGGCTATACTCATCAATAGCCCCAATAATCCCACTGGCATGGTCCTATCAAAAGAAGAGTCAGAGATGATTGCAAAGGTGGCAAGGGAAAAAAATATCCTTTTATTCTCTGATGACATATATGATAGATTTATGTATGATGGGGAAGACAAAAGGGTTTATCTCGGATCCCTTTATGAAAACACGCTTACCTTTGGTGGTTTTTCAAAGACATGGGGTATGACAGGTTGGCGTCTTGGCTATGTGGCAGGACCTGCCGAGATTATTCAGTGTATGGTGACCATGCAACAATACGTATTCAGTAGCGTTAATTCATTTGCCCAAAAAGCAGCCATAAAGGCCCTTCAATACGATACCAAAGACCTTATAGATAACTACAGAAAAAAAAGGGATCTCATATATGAAGGCATAAAGGACAAATATAATGTTATAAAACCAAAGGGTGCATATTTTATATTTCCTGAGGTCCCAGGGGGGGATGGAGATAGATTTGTAGAAAAAGCGCTTAAAAAAAAGCTGTTTATAATCCCTGGGAGTGTCTTTTCCTATAAAAAAACAAATGTGAGGATATCATTTGCAGCAAGCGAAGAAAACATAATAAAAGGTATCGAGATATTGAGAAAATTGGCATAATATTATAAAACTTGAGATGTTTTATAATCAGCAATGCCTATTTAAAAGGCTATTGGGATTTGAAAAGAAATATAAAAAAGATTTAACCAAATGAAAGGGTGGCAGTATGTATGAACACATATGTAGGTCATTGATAAAAAATGGGATAGGGCTGTTCTATACTACAAACAGGGCAATAGCCGGAATTCTCCAGAGATTAAAAGCAGATAGTCATTGGTTACACTATGAGGTGCCTGTAAATGAAAAGATTGCCTTTGAAGAATGCCTTGCAGGAGGCATAGCATCTAAAAAGACTGCCTGCATATTCTCCTCAGAAGGTATTTATGAAGCCCTTGACCCTGTCATGAGTTCTGCCTATACAGGGGTAAAAAAGGGTCTCCTCATTGTTTGTATCAAAGATACCTTTCACGATGCAACCCCCATAGGCCTATTCTCAAAGCTTCCTACAATAACCCGGGAATTAGGTGAAGACCTATTGGAAACCGTTCAATACTGCCTTTACATCTCAGAGAAATATGAGATACCTGTCATCCTCCAGATCCATCTCGAAAATGAAGATGTGATAAAAACACCTAAAGAAGGGTCATGGTTAAAATCCATGATGCCTGCAGACACCACAGAATTCATAAAAGACACGGGAAGGTGGGCTGCTACCCCGAGTTTCAGATACGAACTTCACAAGGTGCTAAACCAGAAGATAGAAAGAATAAGGGAGGAGTTTGAAGATTATAAAGGAAACAAGATAGTCATTAAAGGAAAAAACGGTGCCATAACAAACAATAAGGCATTTCTGGAATTCTATGGAGAAGATGCGAGCACGCTCAACATATCCACAATATTTCCATTACCTGTAAAAAAGGTTCAATCCTTTATAGATGAGATGGATGAGGTCTATCTATTGGAGGGGGAATTTCCTGTTATGGAACTCCAGATACCCAACAGAAAAAGATTAAAGGTAGAGAATTTTAAGACACCATCAAGGATAAAAAAACATGAAGAGGATATGTTTGGGTTTGAGGTAATTCGTGACACTATAGGGCCTGCCTCTTCTCTGAATATTGCCCATGGCATCAAGAAAAAAGAACCCGATAAAAACATCCTTGCCATAACATATGAAGACCATTTCCTGCATTCCGGTCTGTCCGCCTTTGTAAATACCTTATATAACAATTCATCCTATGCAATCCTTATAATGACAAACAAAAGGTCTGAACAGATAAAGAGATTTATGGATGGGTGCGGATTTAAAAACTACACAGAACTATCGAAGATAGAGGACATTAAGGAATATAAAGAGATAAAAGGGTTAACAGTTTTTTTATGCCCGGGAATCATATGAAAAACGAATTTTGAAAAGGAGAGCATGTGAAGTTAGAGATTATATGTGCAGGTATAGGGGGCCGAGGGGTGCTACTTGCCTCAACAATCCTCATAGAATGTGCCATCAAGATGGGCTATCATGCCATGGCATCAGACGAATACGGGATGAGCCAGAGGGGAGGTTCTGTGGTCTCCCATGTAAAGGTAGGTAGCTCTAAAAGCCCTATCATAGGCAGAGAAAATGCAGAAATACTCCTTGCCTTTGAGGAAAGCGAGTTTTATAGAAATCTAAGTTTTCTAAAGAAAGGAGGCATTGCCATTATAAACAGTAAAAATACATCTATACCTGAGCCTGTAAAAGACCTCTTAATAAAAAGGTCTGCCTCCTCATATATCATTGATGGTGACGGAGTAGCAAAAAAGACAGGGATGATACAGGCATCGAACATGGCTCTTTTAGGTTTTTTCTCTGCCTTTTCTATAGGACCTTATAGATACGATTCTCTCAGGGATACCATAAAGGAGAAGGTTGCCCAGAGGTTTGTTAAAAAGAATATAGATGTATTCCAGGCAGGTTATGAAGAGGCAGGTGATATTGTAAGGGGCTTTAAGGGACTTTTAAAGACAAAAAATCCATAAAGATATACAAAAATCCTGGAGGTTATATCTTGAAACAAGCAAAAGAGGTTATGATAGGCAATTATGGGATTGCCCTTGGTCTTGTGGAGGCAGGGCTTGAACTGGCAGCAGCATATCCAGGCACTCCAAGCTCTGAGATCATACCGGGCATCGTAGAATTTAATAAAAGAAAAGGCTTAAACATCTATGCAGAGTGGTCCGTTAACGAGAGATGCAGCCTTGAGATAGCATTTGGTGCTGCCCAGGCAGGAAAAAAGGCAGCAGCCATGATGAAACAGGTGGGATTGAATGTAGCATGCCCTCCCTTTTTAAGCATAAAGGATGAAAAGATAAAAGGTGGCCTTGTCCTTGTAGTATGTGATGACCCAGGACCACAATCATCGCAAACAGAACAGGATACAAGGCTCTTATCCCTCCTATTTGATGTCCCTGTATTTGACCCGGCCTCTCCTTCAGAGGCAGCAGATATTGCCTATTATGCCCTTAATTATTCCTTTGAGAAAAAGACACCTGTGGTTGTTCGTTCTACCCACAG
Protein-coding regions in this window:
- a CDS encoding RluA family pseudouridine synthase, with product MEDMIDLSHIVIDSTDKRLDIYLAEMFSIARTKIKYAIDSGHITVDGKTVKPSFKVKKGMTIKGGLPEEEPLTLEPQEISFHILYEDEFIMAINKPAGMVVHPSFGHREGTLVNAILGYMKGKGKIKDFHVLLNLNQINSRPFIVHRLDKGTTGVILVAKDTKTQEMLSNLFKDRRLTKVYRAITEGTIGNDSLVIDGNIGRHPIERKKMAVLKIGGREALTTIKVLKRLKDYTYIEAYPKTGRTHQIRVHLAHIGNPIVGDEIYGKRSRHATARPMLHAFRIEFVHPVTGRDINIEAPVPDDMLTFLELHGD
- the selA gene encoding L-seryl-tRNA(Sec) selenium transferase; amino-acid sequence: MDMKLLRKIPKVDEIIKNTVWQNLIAQYPESIAKDSLRICLDRLRDDIKSGRIQSIPSIEDIIISTRQIAASETAPGIKRVINATGVIIHTNLGRSILAEKAIEAIKNAASSYTNLEYDIEKGIRGNRYVHCLKILKRLTNAEDALVVNNNAGAVLLVLNTLANGKEVIISRGELIEIGGSFRIPDVMKKSGAILKEVGTTNRTHLKDYEEAVTSGTGLFMKAHTSNYVIKGFTHQITTEELVYLGNRYNIPTYFDAGSGLLNPFSGQLYKDEPSVIEEIKKGIDIVSFSADKLLGAPQAGIIIGKSIYIEACKTNPLTRALRPDKFTLAGLEATLLLYLDEERARQEIPTMRMIFEDKENLKKRARRISKRLRHLKDYLDVTVCPMSSQVGGGSFPDASIPSYGIALKPQISIESFEERLRRLEIPIIGRIEKDMLLLDMRTIQRQDEDDLVKGIEEALLKKLNHSYKNP
- a CDS encoding TrpB-like pyridoxal phosphate-dependent enzyme, whose translation is MEKKIFLKESDIPRAWYNIQADLPNPLPPPLNPATGEPITPDMLAPIFPMNLIEQEVSQQRYITIPDEVLERLLIWRPTPLYRAYNLERFLGTPARIYFKNEGVSPPGSHKPNTAIPQAYYNKIFGTKRLTTETGAGQWGSALAFACHQFGLELKVYMVRISYNQKPYRRVMMEVWGGKCIPSPSNDTNAGRTFLKEDPEHPGSLGIAISEAIEDAVTSKDTKYSLGSVLNHVMMHQTIIGLEAEKQLASIGEYPDVIIGCVGGGSNFAGISFPFIRDKINGKDIKIIAAEPTSCPTLTKGPYVYDFGDTAETTPLLPMHSIGHGFVPAPIHAGGLRYHGMAPLVSSLLLHGLIEARAYPQLETFAAGITFARTEGFIPAPETNHAIACVIDEAKKAKEEGREKVILMNWSGHGVIDLASYDAYLSGRLENFQLPDEEVAKLVKDLEKFPKPK
- a CDS encoding pyridoxal phosphate-dependent aminotransferase, producing MQLSERVRSVRPSGVRKIFDMARKVKDPIDLSIGEPDFDIPEPIKEEGISWIRAGFNKYTPSGGIPELRETLLHHLRKDKGIKCHDVIITPGVTGGLLLALMVTLNPLDEVIIPDPYFVLYEYQIMLLGARPVFVDTYPDFTIKEERLRAAITDRTKAILINSPNNPTGMVLSKEESEMIAKVAREKNILLFSDDIYDRFMYDGEDKRVYLGSLYENTLTFGGFSKTWGMTGWRLGYVAGPAEIIQCMVTMQQYVFSSVNSFAQKAAIKALQYDTKDLIDNYRKKRDLIYEGIKDKYNVIKPKGAYFIFPEVPGGDGDRFVEKALKKKLFIIPGSVFSYKKTNVRISFAASEENIIKGIEILRKLA
- a CDS encoding 2-oxoacid:acceptor oxidoreductase family protein, producing MKLEIICAGIGGRGVLLASTILIECAIKMGYHAMASDEYGMSQRGGSVVSHVKVGSSKSPIIGRENAEILLAFEESEFYRNLSFLKKGGIAIINSKNTSIPEPVKDLLIKRSASSYIIDGDGVAKKTGMIQASNMALLGFFSAFSIGPYRYDSLRDTIKEKVAQRFVKKNIDVFQAGYEEAGDIVRGFKGLLKTKNP